One window from the genome of Rhodococcus sp. ABRD24 encodes:
- the nadE gene encoding ammonia-dependent NAD(+) synthetase yields the protein MANLRARIIEDLGVRPIVDPASEIRDRVQFIKDYLRSTPAQGLVLGISGGQDSTLAGRLSQLAAEELRAEGHSAEFITVRLPYGTQFDEEDAQVALKFIAPDRSLTVNVKPGADATIAEASQAMRGLLGDGGLLRDFVRGNIKARERMMIQYAIAGELGYLVVGTDHAAEALTGFFTKFGDGGVDLTPLTGLTKRQGAALLRELGAPDSTWRKVPTADLEDNRPSLPDEVALGVTYTEIDDYLEGKTVTAEIAEKLERMYLNTRHKRTVPVTPLDTWWREN from the coding sequence GTGAGGCCGATAGTCGATCCTGCGAGCGAGATCCGCGACCGCGTGCAGTTCATCAAGGACTATCTGCGATCCACCCCCGCGCAGGGCCTCGTACTCGGGATCAGCGGCGGCCAGGACAGCACGCTCGCCGGACGGCTCAGCCAGCTGGCCGCCGAGGAACTGCGGGCTGAGGGCCATTCCGCCGAATTCATCACCGTCCGCCTGCCGTACGGGACGCAGTTCGACGAGGAGGACGCGCAGGTGGCCCTGAAGTTCATCGCGCCGGACCGCTCGCTGACCGTCAACGTGAAGCCCGGCGCCGACGCGACGATCGCCGAAGCATCGCAGGCAATGCGCGGACTCCTCGGCGACGGCGGACTGCTGCGGGACTTCGTGCGCGGCAACATCAAAGCGCGCGAGCGGATGATGATCCAGTACGCAATTGCCGGAGAGCTCGGGTATCTCGTGGTAGGCACCGATCACGCTGCCGAAGCGCTCACCGGGTTCTTCACCAAGTTCGGCGACGGCGGCGTGGACCTGACCCCGCTCACCGGGCTCACGAAGCGTCAGGGCGCAGCCCTGCTGCGCGAGCTCGGCGCGCCCGACAGCACATGGCGCAAGGTGCCGACCGCAGACCTCGAGGACAACCGGCCGTCCCTGCCCGACGAGGTCGCATTGGGCGTGACCTACACCGAAATCGACGACTACCTCGAGGGCAAGACCGTGACCGCCGAAATCGCCGAGAAGCTGGAGCGGATGTATCTGAACACGCGCCACAAACGGACCGTCCCGGTCACGCCACTCGACACGTGGTGGCGCGAGAACTGA
- a CDS encoding leucine-rich repeat domain-containing protein — MSPRRSMRRGAAGVLAAVNAQLGRPISTPLESEAIARTAFLELDQLPAADLAPLSELSNLTELRLHGEAVIDLRPLSTLTALQRLDLRWSPVRELSPLAGLHGLTHLYLSGTEVNDVSPLASLTGLEFLDLRWTPLRDVDPLGGLSGLTCLKLAGTEVVDVAALAGLTGLTWLDLEGTSITDVSPLAGLPHLRMLELSGSHVTDVSSLHGMANLTVIDG; from the coding sequence ATGAGCCCGAGACGTAGCATGCGTCGCGGGGCGGCTGGTGTGCTTGCTGCGGTGAACGCGCAGCTGGGCCGTCCGATCTCGACACCTCTGGAGTCTGAAGCCATCGCCCGGACTGCGTTCCTCGAGCTTGATCAGCTGCCCGCGGCGGATTTGGCCCCTTTGTCCGAACTGTCGAACCTGACCGAACTGCGATTGCATGGAGAGGCAGTGATCGATCTTCGCCCGCTGTCGACGCTGACCGCGTTGCAGAGGCTCGACCTGCGTTGGTCGCCTGTGCGGGAGCTGTCCCCGTTGGCGGGTCTGCACGGTCTCACCCATCTCTACCTCAGCGGAACGGAGGTCAATGATGTGTCCCCGCTTGCCAGTCTGACCGGACTTGAGTTTCTGGACCTGCGCTGGACGCCACTCCGGGACGTCGACCCCCTGGGGGGCCTGAGCGGCCTCACCTGCCTCAAGCTCGCGGGGACCGAGGTGGTCGATGTGGCTGCGTTGGCGGGTCTGACGGGCCTGACCTGGCTCGACCTCGAGGGGACCTCGATCACGGACGTCTCGCCACTGGCCGGCTTGCCGCATCTGAGAATGCTCGAACTCTCCGGATCACACGTCACAGATGTTTCCTCGCTGCACGGTATGGCCAACCTGACTGTCATCGACGGGTGA
- a CDS encoding MoaD/ThiS family protein: MDEAAVSSVGVQVRYFAAAADAAGCTEESLLLRPDADLGALKAVLIDRYGDRMARILDVAAFLVDSDLTRDLTRPATGQVDVLPPFAGG, encoded by the coding sequence GTGGATGAAGCGGCTGTGTCGTCCGTGGGTGTTCAGGTGCGGTACTTCGCGGCCGCGGCGGACGCCGCCGGCTGTACCGAGGAGTCACTGTTGCTGCGACCGGATGCGGATCTGGGCGCGCTCAAGGCTGTGCTGATCGACCGCTACGGCGATCGAATGGCGCGGATTCTCGACGTCGCGGCGTTCCTCGTCGATTCCGATCTCACTAGGGATCTCACTCGTCCGGCGACGGGGCAGGTGGACGTGCTGCCGCCGTTCGCGGGCGGCTGA